From the Pseudarthrobacter sp. MM222 genome, one window contains:
- a CDS encoding TetR/AcrR family transcriptional regulator has protein sequence MPAATSATADPQRPEAKPRRRVGRPAAAVLDQDGITSAALQLIRKSGYDGFTMAALARTLNVAPSALYNHVSSKRDVLVLVQDHLTSFVDVSAFEAEPWDRAVRDWAWSYRDVFSKHTPLIPVIAVLPVTDAPKTLAMYEAVSAGFSRAGFPPERIVSAIVALESFIFGSAYDVTAPADIFDSGSMAASTPNFTAAVDRLAEQRFERPADVAFSLGLEALIAGFDALRT, from the coding sequence ATGCCGGCAGCCACGAGCGCCACCGCGGACCCCCAACGCCCCGAGGCCAAACCTCGCCGCCGGGTGGGGAGGCCGGCCGCCGCCGTACTGGACCAGGACGGGATCACCTCGGCGGCCCTCCAGCTCATCCGGAAGAGCGGCTACGACGGTTTCACCATGGCCGCCCTCGCCCGGACGCTGAATGTCGCGCCATCCGCGCTCTATAACCACGTCTCATCCAAGCGGGACGTGCTGGTCCTCGTCCAGGACCACCTGACCTCGTTCGTGGATGTCTCCGCCTTCGAGGCCGAGCCCTGGGACCGGGCCGTGCGGGACTGGGCCTGGAGTTACCGGGACGTGTTCTCCAAGCACACGCCCCTGATCCCCGTCATCGCAGTGTTGCCCGTGACCGATGCGCCCAAGACGCTGGCCATGTACGAAGCCGTCAGCGCCGGCTTCAGCCGCGCGGGTTTCCCGCCCGAGCGCATTGTCTCGGCGATTGTGGCGCTGGAATCCTTTATCTTCGGATCAGCCTATGACGTCACGGCACCGGCAGACATCTTCGATTCGGGCAGCATGGCAGCGTCGACGCCGAACTTCACGGCCGCGGTCGACCGCCTAGCGGAGCAGCGCTTTGAACGACCGGCCGATGTTGCCTTCAGCTTGGGACTCGAGGCGCTGATCGCCGGTTTCGACGCACTTCGGACTTAA
- a CDS encoding ribose-5-phosphate isomerase, translated as MTNPEGWRIVIGNDEAGVEYKNALKALLEADPRVASVVDIGVGANDSTAYPHLAVNAARKVAEGDADRALLICGTGLGVAIAANKVPGIRAVTAHDSYSVERSVLSNNAQVLTMGQRVIGLELAKKLVGEWLSHRFDENSSSAAKVDAIHSYEAD; from the coding sequence ATGACTAACCCCGAAGGTTGGCGCATTGTCATCGGCAACGATGAAGCAGGCGTCGAATACAAGAACGCCCTGAAAGCCCTGCTCGAAGCCGACCCCCGCGTCGCCTCCGTAGTGGACATCGGCGTCGGCGCCAACGACTCCACCGCCTACCCCCACCTGGCAGTCAACGCCGCCCGGAAGGTCGCCGAGGGCGACGCGGACCGGGCGCTCCTGATCTGCGGCACAGGGCTCGGCGTGGCCATCGCGGCCAACAAGGTCCCCGGCATCCGGGCCGTCACCGCGCACGACAGCTACTCCGTGGAACGCTCGGTCCTGAGCAACAACGCCCAGGTCCTCACCATGGGCCAGCGCGTCATCGGCCTGGAACTGGCCAAGAAGCTCGTCGGCGAATGGCTCAGCCACCGCTTCGACGAAAACTCCTCCTCCGCCGCCAAGGTGGACGCCATCCACTCCTACGAAGCCGATTGA
- a CDS encoding 3-hydroxyacyl-CoA dehydrogenase family protein has translation MTETPNTAGKIAVVGSGYMGGGIAQVLALGGARVALADVSAEVAQKNYERLLTESDHFVADGLFPEGATQILRQNLWAAKNIEEAVADADFIEEAVPEVIAIKHETLARISAAARPDAIIGSNTSTISIADLSEPVTNPERFLGVHFSNPSPFIPGVEIIPHAGTSAATVGAVRDLVHAANKQTAVVKDVTGFVLNRLQYALFHEAAQLVEQEIATAEDVDTLVRTTFGFRLPFFGPFAIADMAGLDVYNFCYKSLQTDFPERFATPKILSDLVQAGKLGTKTGAGFLNVPAERTPELIAYRNKAYVAMQKLLNELGPAPIN, from the coding sequence ATGACGGAAACCCCCAACACTGCGGGCAAGATCGCCGTCGTCGGCTCCGGTTACATGGGCGGCGGCATCGCCCAGGTCCTGGCACTCGGCGGGGCCCGGGTCGCACTCGCGGACGTGTCCGCCGAAGTAGCCCAGAAGAACTATGAGCGTCTCCTCACGGAATCCGATCATTTCGTCGCCGACGGGCTGTTCCCGGAAGGTGCCACCCAGATTTTGCGGCAAAACCTCTGGGCGGCCAAAAACATCGAGGAAGCCGTCGCGGACGCCGACTTCATCGAGGAAGCCGTCCCCGAGGTCATCGCCATCAAGCACGAGACACTGGCCCGGATCAGCGCCGCCGCCCGTCCCGACGCCATCATCGGCTCCAACACCTCCACCATCTCCATCGCCGACCTGTCCGAGCCGGTGACCAACCCGGAACGGTTCCTCGGCGTGCACTTCTCCAACCCCTCGCCCTTCATCCCGGGCGTCGAGATCATTCCCCACGCCGGCACCTCGGCGGCCACGGTCGGCGCCGTCCGCGACCTCGTGCACGCGGCCAACAAGCAGACCGCCGTCGTCAAGGACGTCACCGGCTTCGTGCTCAACCGGCTCCAGTACGCCCTCTTCCACGAGGCCGCCCAACTGGTGGAACAGGAAATCGCGACCGCGGAGGACGTCGACACCCTGGTCCGCACCACCTTCGGCTTCCGGCTGCCGTTCTTCGGGCCGTTCGCGATCGCCGACATGGCCGGCCTGGACGTCTACAACTTCTGCTACAAGTCCCTGCAGACCGACTTCCCGGAACGCTTCGCCACCCCGAAAATCCTCAGCGACCTGGTCCAGGCCGGCAAGCTGGGCACCAAGACCGGAGCCGGCTTCCTCAACGTCCCCGCCGAACGCACCCCCGAGCTCATCGCCTACCGCAACAAGGCCTACGTGGCCATGCAGAAGCTCCTCAACGAGCTCGGCCCCGCCCCCATCAACTGA
- a CDS encoding MFS transporter: MTSMNPANQLDELGQRTLRKVRNRLMPLIVLLYFIAYLDRNNVGFAKLTMSEDIGLSASAYGLGAGIFFLGYALLEIPSNGGMYKFGARKWIARILISWGIFATAMALVNGETTFYIIRFLLGAAEAGFFPAILFYLTLWFPAAQRVTVLGIFILAQPISNALGAPVSGLLLQMDGIMGLQGWQWLYIIEGIPAILLGILTPFLMTDRPSHAHFLADDEREWLTKTMDEELAHKQKGQPHHFLAGLKDPRTIAYSALYFGLVCGIYGLGLWMPTIVAALGKFTTTQVGFIVAIPYTIAAVFVYFWGRRSDRTGNRVMHASISMVMAAVGLLAAGYLVQVNAVLALMALTLAAMGIYSAIAPFLAMPSTALVGAAAAAGLAMVNSLGNLGGFVAPYAVGLFNDATGDNRSGLVFLAACLAVTAVATFLYARHRPEGHVKPGTPAAVGEEAVAADEFDIRN, encoded by the coding sequence ATGACTTCCATGAATCCTGCCAATCAACTCGACGAGCTGGGCCAGCGGACACTGCGCAAGGTGCGCAACCGCCTTATGCCCCTGATAGTCCTGCTCTACTTCATTGCGTATCTGGACCGGAACAATGTCGGCTTCGCAAAGCTGACCATGAGCGAGGACATCGGCCTGAGTGCTTCGGCCTATGGCCTCGGCGCCGGCATCTTCTTCCTCGGCTACGCACTACTGGAAATCCCAAGCAACGGCGGGATGTACAAGTTCGGTGCCCGCAAATGGATCGCCCGGATCCTCATCTCGTGGGGCATCTTTGCAACGGCCATGGCGCTGGTGAACGGCGAGACCACGTTCTACATCATCCGGTTCCTGCTGGGTGCGGCCGAGGCGGGGTTCTTTCCGGCCATCCTGTTCTATCTGACGCTGTGGTTCCCTGCCGCGCAGCGCGTCACGGTGTTGGGCATCTTCATCCTTGCGCAGCCTATCTCCAATGCACTGGGTGCCCCGGTCTCGGGTCTGCTGCTGCAGATGGACGGCATCATGGGCCTGCAAGGCTGGCAATGGCTCTACATCATTGAAGGCATACCGGCCATCCTCCTCGGAATACTGACCCCGTTCCTGATGACCGACCGCCCCAGCCACGCACACTTCCTGGCGGACGATGAGCGTGAATGGCTGACCAAGACCATGGACGAGGAGCTTGCCCACAAGCAGAAGGGCCAGCCCCACCACTTCCTCGCAGGACTCAAGGACCCGCGGACCATCGCCTACTCGGCGTTGTACTTCGGGCTGGTCTGCGGCATCTACGGCCTCGGCCTGTGGATGCCGACTATCGTCGCCGCACTGGGCAAGTTCACCACCACGCAGGTCGGCTTCATCGTGGCCATTCCGTACACGATCGCGGCTGTCTTTGTGTACTTCTGGGGCCGTCGCTCCGACCGCACCGGTAACCGTGTCATGCATGCGAGCATCAGCATGGTCATGGCCGCCGTTGGCCTTTTGGCGGCCGGTTACCTGGTACAGGTCAACGCGGTCTTGGCGCTGATGGCCCTGACGCTGGCGGCCATGGGTATTTACTCCGCCATTGCGCCATTCCTGGCCATGCCCTCGACGGCCCTGGTGGGCGCTGCCGCGGCAGCCGGGCTCGCCATGGTGAATTCGCTCGGTAATCTGGGCGGGTTCGTGGCTCCCTACGCCGTGGGGCTGTTTAACGACGCCACCGGAGACAACCGGTCCGGCCTCGTGTTCCTCGCCGCCTGCCTCGCCGTAACGGCCGTCGCCACCTTCCTCTACGCACGCCACCGCCCGGAGGGACATGTGAAGCCGGGTACGCCAGCTGCGGTCGGAGAGGAAGCTGTAGCTGCCGACGAGTTCGACATCAGGAACTGA
- a CDS encoding flavin monoamine oxidase family protein: MLEIDRDVVIVGAGPTGLTAARELKKAGLSVAVLEARDRVGGRTWTDTVDGAMLEIGGQWVSPDQTELLGLLDELGLQTYSRYREGQSVYIGADGKRTLYAGDTFPVSETTAAEMDKLTVLLDALAAEIGPTEPWAHPKARELDTISFYHWLRQNSSDEEACNNIGLFIAGGMLTKPAHAFSALQAVLMAASAGSFTHLTDEDFILDKRVVGGMQQVSQLMAAELGDDVVLGSPVRTIHWETSAGESGTGENGTGENGAGDSAADAAGNDAGYRVTAVSERATVHARFVIMAVPPNLYSRVSFNPPLPRRQHQMHQHQSLGLVIKVHAVYGAPFWREDGLSGTCFGAGALVQEVYDNTNHEDPRGTLVGFISDEKADAVFELSAADRRRAILESIGGFLGPKALEPEVYYESDWGSEEWTRGAYAASYDLGGLHRYGKDQHAPVGPIYWSSSDLAAEGYQHVDGAVRMGRQTAARIVNAADRSSVTP, translated from the coding sequence ATGCTGGAAATTGACCGCGACGTAGTCATCGTCGGAGCCGGCCCCACCGGGCTCACCGCAGCCCGGGAACTGAAAAAGGCCGGCCTGAGCGTGGCCGTCCTGGAGGCGCGGGACCGCGTCGGCGGACGGACCTGGACCGATACCGTTGACGGCGCCATGCTCGAGATCGGCGGCCAGTGGGTTTCCCCGGACCAGACCGAACTGCTCGGACTGCTCGACGAGCTGGGGCTGCAGACATACTCCCGCTACCGCGAAGGCCAGTCCGTCTACATCGGCGCTGACGGCAAGCGCACACTGTACGCGGGGGACACCTTCCCTGTCAGCGAAACCACCGCAGCGGAAATGGACAAGCTCACCGTCCTGCTGGATGCCCTCGCCGCGGAAATCGGGCCCACGGAGCCCTGGGCGCACCCGAAGGCGCGCGAGCTGGACACCATTTCCTTCTACCACTGGCTCCGGCAGAACTCATCCGATGAGGAAGCCTGCAACAACATCGGCCTCTTCATTGCCGGCGGCATGCTGACCAAACCGGCCCATGCCTTCTCGGCGCTGCAGGCCGTGTTGATGGCGGCGTCCGCGGGGTCGTTCACGCACCTCACGGACGAAGACTTCATCCTCGACAAGCGCGTCGTCGGCGGCATGCAGCAGGTTTCCCAGCTGATGGCCGCGGAACTGGGCGACGACGTCGTCCTCGGCAGCCCGGTACGCACGATCCACTGGGAGACCTCCGCAGGAGAAAGCGGCACAGGAGAAAACGGCACAGGAGAAAACGGCGCCGGCGACAGCGCCGCAGATGCCGCCGGGAACGACGCAGGATACCGGGTGACTGCCGTTTCCGAACGCGCCACCGTGCACGCCCGGTTCGTCATCATGGCCGTCCCGCCGAACCTCTACTCCCGGGTCTCCTTCAATCCGCCGCTGCCGCGCCGCCAGCACCAGATGCACCAGCACCAGTCGCTTGGACTGGTCATCAAGGTCCACGCTGTCTACGGTGCACCGTTCTGGCGGGAGGACGGCCTGTCCGGAACCTGCTTTGGTGCCGGCGCCCTGGTCCAGGAGGTTTATGACAACACCAACCACGAGGACCCGCGGGGCACCCTGGTCGGCTTCATCTCGGACGAAAAGGCCGACGCCGTGTTCGAGCTCAGCGCGGCGGACCGCCGTCGCGCCATCCTCGAATCGATCGGCGGCTTCCTCGGCCCGAAGGCCCTCGAGCCCGAGGTCTACTACGAATCTGACTGGGGCTCCGAGGAATGGACCCGCGGCGCCTATGCCGCGAGCTACGATCTGGGCGGCCTGCACCGCTACGGAAAGGACCAGCACGCCCCCGTTGGGCCGATCTATTGGTCCTCCTCCGACCTTGCCGCCGAGGGCTACCAGCATGTCGACGGCGCGGTGCGGATGGGACGCCAGACCGCGGCCCGGATCGTCAACGCGGCGGACCGTTCGTCCGTCACCCCCTAG
- a CDS encoding APC family permease: MTTDHATSPTSHHEERKGLSAKGLKAGSVGLIGAVVIGVSCIAPAYTLTAALGPTVSEVGVQLPAIFLVGFIPMLLVAFGYRELNNAMPDAGTSFTWASRAFGPWIGWMGGWGLIAATIIVLSNLAAVAVDFFYLMLAQLFGNPELADLSTNLPLNIATTLVFIALACWVSYRGMETTKGVQYVLVAFQLLVLGWFAVAAFSHVANGTAFDATAISPDWFNPFAVGSFSAFAAGVSLSIFIYWGWDVTLTMNEETRNPEKTPGRAATVTVLVIVVIYMTVALSTLAFAGIGEEGLGAGNPENQGSIFAVLAGPVMGPFAILMSLAILSSSAASLQSTFVSPARTLLAMGHYSALPPKFGRVSPKHKSPSYATIAAAVAAAAFYVITRTTSENALWDTITALGMMICFYYGITALACVWFFRAEAFSGARAFFFKFLAPLLGGIILLVMFFKTAYDSMDPEYGSGSSVGGLGLVFVLGMGVILLGVVLMLVMSRIRPEFFKGQVLPKGN; encoded by the coding sequence ATGACCACCGACCACGCAACGTCCCCGACGTCGCACCACGAAGAGCGCAAAGGACTGAGCGCCAAGGGACTCAAGGCCGGATCGGTGGGGCTGATTGGCGCCGTCGTCATCGGGGTGTCCTGCATCGCTCCGGCCTACACGCTGACCGCCGCCCTGGGTCCCACCGTCTCCGAGGTTGGGGTCCAGCTTCCGGCGATCTTCCTCGTCGGCTTCATCCCCATGCTGCTGGTCGCCTTTGGCTACCGCGAACTGAACAACGCCATGCCCGACGCCGGCACCTCCTTCACCTGGGCCTCCCGGGCCTTCGGTCCGTGGATCGGCTGGATGGGAGGCTGGGGACTGATCGCTGCGACCATCATCGTGCTGTCCAACCTCGCGGCCGTCGCGGTGGACTTCTTCTACCTCATGCTGGCGCAGCTGTTCGGGAATCCGGAACTGGCCGACTTGTCCACCAACCTCCCGCTGAATATCGCCACGACGCTGGTGTTCATTGCGCTGGCCTGCTGGGTTTCCTACCGTGGCATGGAGACCACCAAGGGCGTGCAATACGTGCTGGTGGCGTTCCAGCTCCTGGTGCTCGGGTGGTTTGCCGTGGCGGCCTTCAGCCACGTCGCCAACGGCACGGCCTTCGACGCCACCGCGATCTCGCCGGACTGGTTCAATCCGTTCGCGGTCGGCTCCTTCTCGGCTTTCGCGGCCGGCGTCTCGCTTTCCATCTTCATTTATTGGGGATGGGACGTCACGCTGACCATGAACGAAGAAACCCGGAACCCCGAGAAGACGCCGGGCCGCGCGGCCACCGTCACGGTGCTGGTCATTGTGGTCATCTACATGACCGTCGCACTCTCCACCCTGGCCTTCGCCGGCATCGGTGAAGAAGGGCTGGGAGCCGGAAACCCAGAGAACCAGGGCAGCATCTTCGCCGTCCTCGCCGGCCCGGTGATGGGACCCTTCGCCATCCTGATGTCCCTGGCCATCCTCAGCAGCTCGGCCGCTTCACTGCAGTCCACCTTTGTGTCTCCGGCCCGGACGCTGCTCGCCATGGGCCACTACAGTGCCCTGCCGCCCAAGTTCGGCAGGGTCAGCCCCAAACACAAGTCCCCAAGCTACGCCACGATCGCAGCCGCCGTAGCCGCCGCGGCGTTCTACGTGATCACCAGGACCACCTCGGAAAATGCACTCTGGGACACCATTACCGCCCTGGGCATGATGATCTGCTTCTACTACGGCATTACGGCGCTGGCCTGCGTCTGGTTCTTCCGGGCCGAGGCGTTCAGCGGGGCGCGGGCGTTTTTCTTCAAGTTCCTCGCACCGTTGCTGGGCGGCATCATCCTGCTGGTGATGTTCTTCAAGACCGCCTATGACTCGATGGACCCGGAGTACGGCTCCGGATCATCCGTCGGCGGCCTTGGTCTCGTCTTCGTCCTTGGCATGGGCGTCATCCTGCTGGGCGTTGTGCTCATGCTGGTGATGTCCAGGATCCGGCCGGAATTCTTCAAAGGGCAGGTCCTCCCGAAGGGAAACTGA
- a CDS encoding SDR family NAD(P)-dependent oxidoreductase — protein MTPSEAFPIERSAVLTGAASPRGIGRATAEMLASQGWAVAILDIDGDAARKAAEEITDIYGVQAIGVGSDVSDQATVNAAIDEVESALPPIVGLANLAGISSPTEFMDETLEAWERVFKINMTGTFLVTQRVLRGMIERKLGRIVSVSSISAQRGGGTYSKVAYSASKAAIIGFTRALAREMGQHGITVNCVAPGPVDTDIMGGTLTDERKAAMSADILVGRVGTVRDIAALMVFLLGEDAGFITGATYDINGGLQIS, from the coding sequence ATGACTCCTTCAGAAGCGTTCCCGATTGAGCGGTCGGCGGTGCTGACCGGCGCCGCTTCTCCGCGCGGCATCGGAAGGGCGACGGCGGAGATGCTTGCCAGCCAGGGCTGGGCGGTGGCGATTTTGGATATCGACGGCGACGCGGCACGGAAGGCCGCCGAGGAAATCACTGACATTTACGGGGTTCAGGCGATTGGGGTAGGCTCTGACGTGTCCGACCAGGCAACCGTCAACGCCGCCATAGACGAGGTCGAATCCGCGCTGCCGCCGATCGTTGGCCTGGCCAACCTGGCGGGGATCAGCTCACCCACGGAGTTCATGGACGAGACGCTCGAGGCATGGGAGCGGGTGTTCAAAATCAACATGACCGGCACGTTCCTGGTCACCCAGCGCGTGCTCCGGGGCATGATCGAGCGGAAGCTCGGCAGGATCGTGAGCGTCTCGTCGATCTCCGCCCAGCGCGGGGGCGGCACATACTCCAAGGTGGCCTATAGCGCCTCGAAGGCTGCCATCATCGGCTTCACCCGGGCATTGGCCCGGGAAATGGGCCAGCACGGAATCACCGTCAACTGTGTGGCTCCGGGTCCCGTGGACACGGACATCATGGGTGGAACGCTGACGGATGAGCGCAAGGCGGCCATGTCAGCCGACATCCTGGTGGGCCGGGTGGGAACCGTGCGGGACATCGCCGCGCTGATGGTGTTCCTGCTGGGCGAGGACGCCGGCTTCATCACAGGCGCCACGTACGACATCAACGGGGGACTGCAGATTTCCTGA